A genomic window from Triticum urartu cultivar G1812 chromosome 7, Tu2.1, whole genome shotgun sequence includes:
- the LOC125519660 gene encoding serine/threonine-protein phosphatase 4 regulatory subunit 2-A-like: MEGAATENSTMPRVAPEAADHAGQAVEGSTVPMVVPEASVDAEQDIERSSVPMVVPEAAVQADQHVEGLTAPVVVPEAAVNADQHVEGSTVPMVVPEAAVNADQRVEGSTVPMVVPEEAVDAEPRVGAVAAPMVMIEADVDADQRADGVAAPMVMTEAAADADHPIKDATTQDRKHGDDDGAVNVTPEEMRAIIEVIAETGKFWHDWSFLKRLLSLQLMQVLGEYSEAQMAIQEDGQQQNSLFRETHSELFSQLNDALLRFEEGPPFTLQRLCEILLDPKGTYTKLSKLALALEKNLLVTSTITKCTEPYPTAHGPNSEGPVITENTGSVDVEPERPAEHPAAVPNGTQYAGGDGDEEMADAEAEGLPGSHDVEMQEEKPDQIPDVNPDANSVTAVACETVNASEKAPDSQS; this comes from the exons ATGGAGGGTGCGGCGACGGAGAACTCGACGATGCCCAGGGTGGCTCCGGAGGCGGCTGACCATGCAGGTCAGGCCGTCGAGGGCTCGACGGTGCCCATGGTGGTGCCAGAGGCGTCTGTTGACGCAGAGCAGGATATCGAGCGCTCTTCAGTGCCCATGGTGGTGCCGGAGGCGGCTGTCCAAGCGGACCAGCATGTCGAGGGCTTGACAGCGCCTGTGGTGGTACCAGAGGCAGCTGTCAACGCAGACCAGCATGTCGAGGGCTCGACAGTTCCTATGGTGGTGCCAGAGGCAGCTGTCAATGCAGACCAGCGTGTTGAGGGCTCGACAGTGCCTATGGTGGTTCCAGAGGAGGCGGTCGACGCAGAACCGCGTGTTGGCGCCGTGGCAGCACCCATGGTGATGATTGAAGCAGATGTAGATGCAGATCAGCGTGCTGATGGCGTGGCAGCACCCATGGTGATGACTGAAGCAGCTGCTGACGCGGATCATCCTATCAAGGATGCGACCACCCAGGACAGGAAGCACGG GGATGATGACGGAGCTGTCAATGTTACTCCTGAGGAAATGAGAGCCATCATCGAAGTTATAGCTGAGACGGGGAAGTTCTG GCACGACTGGAGTTTTCTCAAGAGATTGCTGTCTCTCCAATTGATGCAG GTCTTGGGTGAATATTCTGAGGCTCAAATGGCAATCCAAGAGGACGGGCAGCAACAGAATTCCTTATTTAGAGAGACGCACTCAGAGCTGTTTAGCCAGCTCAATGATG CTCTCTTGAGGTTTGAAGAGGGTCCTCCGTTTACACTTCAAAGGCTTTGTGAG ATTTTGTTGGATCCAAAAGGAACATACACAAAATTGTCGAAGCTTGCTTTGGCCTTGGAGAAG AACCTCCTAGTCACGTCTACCATAACTAAGTGTACTGAACCCTACCCTACTGCTCATGGGCCAAATTCAGAAGGACCAGTGATCACAGAAAACACAGGTTCTGTTGATGTAGAGCCTGAAAGGCCGGCAGAGCATCCTGCTGCAGTGCCCAATGGAACACAGTATGCAGGAGGTGATGGTGATGAAGAGATGGCTGACGCAGAAGCGGAGGGGCTGCCTGGTAGCCATGATGTCGAGATGCAGGAGGAGAAGCCTGATCAAATTCCAGATGTTAACCCTGACGCCAACTCAGTTACTGCAGTTGCTTGTGAAACAGTTAATGCCAGTGAAAAAGCTCCAGATTCACAAAGTTGA